In a genomic window of Taeniopygia guttata chromosome 13, bTaeGut7.mat, whole genome shotgun sequence:
- the CPEB4 gene encoding cytoplasmic polyadenylation element-binding protein 4 isoform X2: MGDYGFGVLVQNNTGNKSAFPVRFHPHLQPPHHHQNATPSPAAFINNNTAANGSSAGSAWLFPAPAAHNIQDEILGSEKSKTQQQEKQESLEKQQLSPGQSQEAGMLSEPEKTKTEENQGDNSSENGNGKEKIRLESPVLTGFDYQEASGLGTSTQPLTSTASSLTGFSNWSAAIAPSSSTIINEDASFFHQGGVPTASANNGALLFQNFPHHVSPGFGGSFSPQIGPLSQHHPHHPHFQHHHNQHQQQRRSPASPHPPPFTHRNAAFNQLPHLANNLNKPPSPWSSYQSPSPTPSSWSPGGGGYGGWGGSQGRDHRRGLNGGITPLNSISPLKKNFASNHIQLQKYARPSSAFAPKSWMDDSLNRADNIFPFQDRTRTFDMHSLENSLIDIMRAENDSLKGQSSLFPMEDGFLDDGRGDQSLHSGLGSPHCFSHQNGERVERYSRKVFVGGLPPDIDEDEITASFRRFGPLIVDWPHKAESKSYFPPKGYAFLLFQDESSVQALIDACIEEDGKLYLCVSSPTIKDKPVQIRPWNLSDSDFVMDGSQPLDPRKTIFVGGVPRPLRAVELAMIMDRLYGGVCYAGIDTDPELKYPKGAGRVAFSNQQSYIAAISARFVQLQHGEIDKRVEVKPYVLDDQLCDECQGARCGGKFAPFFCANVTCLQYYCEYCWAAIHSRAGREFHKPLVKEGGDRPRHISFRWN; encoded by the exons ATGGGGGATTACGGGTTTGGAGTGTTAGTGCAAAACAACACTGGAAATAAGTCAGCTTTTCCAGTCAGATTTCATCCACATCTGCAGCCTCCACACCATCATCAAAATGcaacccccagccctgctgcttttataaataataacacAGCTGCCAATGGCAGTAGTGCTGGGTCAGCTTGGCtctttcctgctccagctgcccatAATATTCAGGATGAGATTCTGGGGTCAGAAAAATCTAAAACTCAgcaacaggaaaagcaggagtcCCTAGAAAAACAGCAGCTTTCCCCTGGCCAAAGTCAGGAAGCAGGCATGCTCTCTGAACCCGAGAAAACTAAAACTGAAGAGAACCAGGGCGATAATTCTTCAGAGAATGGCaatggaaaggagaaaataagaCTAGAATCGCCGGTTTTAACAGGATTTGATTACCAAGAGGCTTCAGGGCTCGGTACTTCGACGCAGCCCTTGACATCCACCGCATCTTCTCTGACTGGTTTTAGTAACTGGTCTGCAGCTATTGCTCCTTCTTCTTCTACAATAATCAATGAAGATGCAAGTTTTTTCCACCAGGGAGGGGTCCCTACTGCCTCAGCTAATAATGGTGCTCTGCTGTTTCAGAATTTCCCACATCACGTCAGCCCTGGCTTTGGTGGTAGCTTTTCCCCCCAGATCGGACCCCTCTCTCAGCACCACCCTCATCACCCCCATTTCCAGCATCATCACAATCAGCATCAGCAACAGAGGAGGTCTCCTGCAAGTCCTCACCCACCTCCATTCACacacagaaatgctgcttttaatcAGTTGCCTCATTTGGCCAACAATCTTAACAAGCCACCTTCTCCGTGGAGCAGCTACCAAAGCCCCTCGCCCACCCCGTCCTCCTGgagccccggcggcggcggatACGGCGGCTGGGGAGGGTCCCAGGGCCGAGACCACCGCCGGGGACTGAACGGAGGGATCACCCCCTTGAACTCCATCTCGCCCTTAAAGAAGAATTTTGCAAGTAATCATATCCAGCTGCAGAAGTATGCACGACCCAGCTCGGCCTTCGCTCCCAAATCCTGGATGGATGACAGCTTGAACAGAGCTGacaacatttttccttttcag GATCGCACGAGGACTTTTGACATGCACTCACTGGAGAACTCCCTAATTGACATAATGAGGGCTGAAAATGATTCACTGAAAG GTCAGTCCTCGCTGTTCCCGATGGAGGATGGGTTCCTGGATGATGGGCGTGGGGATCAGAGCCTGCACAGCGGGTTGGGGTCTCCCCACTGCTTCTCCCACCAGAACGGGGAGCGCGTGGAACGCTACTCCCGCAAGGTCTTTGTCGGGGGGCTGCCTCCGGACATCGATGAAG aTGAGATCACTGCAAGTTTTCGGCGCTTTGGACCTTTGATTGTAGACTGGCCACACAAGGCAGAGAGCAAATCTTATTTTCCTCCTAAAG GATATGCATTTTTGCTGTTCCAAGATGAAAGCTCTGTGCAGGCACTGATTGATGCATGCATTGAAGAAGATGGAAAGCTCTATCTCTGTGTTTCCAGCCCCACTATCAAAGACAAGCCG GTTCAGATCCGGCCTTGGAACCTTAGTGATAGTGATTTTGTTATGGATGGTTCCCAGCCTCTTGACCCAAGAAAAACCATTTTTGTTGGTGGTGTTCCTCGGCCTTTACGAGCAG TGGAGCTGGCGATGATCATGGACCGGCTCTACGGAGGGGTTTGCTACGCCGGCATCGACACCGACCCCGAGCTCAAGTACCCCAAAGGAGCTGGGCGGGTGGCGTTCTCCAACCAGCAGAGCTACATCGCTGCTATCAGCGCCCGCTTCGTCCAGCTGCAGCACGGAGAGATTGATAAACGG GTGGAAGTTAAGCCATATGTCTTGGACGATCAGCTGTGTGACGAGTGTCAGGGCGCCCGCTGCGGCGGGAAGTTCGCCCCGTTCTTCTGTGCTAACGTGACGTGTCTGCAGTATTACTGTGAATATTGCTGGGCTGCTATCCATTCCCGTGCCGGCAGGGAATTCCACAAGCCCCTGGTGAAGGAGGGAGGGGACCGCCCGAGACATATTTCATTCCGCTGGAACTAA
- the CPEB4 gene encoding cytoplasmic polyadenylation element-binding protein 4 isoform X1, which produces MGDYGFGVLVQNNTGNKSAFPVRFHPHLQPPHHHQNATPSPAAFINNNTAANGSSAGSAWLFPAPAAHNIQDEILGSEKSKTQQQEKQESLEKQQLSPGQSQEAGMLSEPEKTKTEENQGDNSSENGNGKEKIRLESPVLTGFDYQEASGLGTSTQPLTSTASSLTGFSNWSAAIAPSSSTIINEDASFFHQGGVPTASANNGALLFQNFPHHVSPGFGGSFSPQIGPLSQHHPHHPHFQHHHNQHQQQRRSPASPHPPPFTHRNAAFNQLPHLANNLNKPPSPWSSYQSPSPTPSSWSPGGGGYGGWGGSQGRDHRRGLNGGITPLNSISPLKKNFASNHIQLQKYARPSSAFAPKSWMDDSLNRADNIFPFQDRTRTFDMHSLENSLIDIMRAENDSLKARTYGRRRGQSSLFPMEDGFLDDGRGDQSLHSGLGSPHCFSHQNGERVERYSRKVFVGGLPPDIDEDEITASFRRFGPLIVDWPHKAESKSYFPPKGYAFLLFQDESSVQALIDACIEEDGKLYLCVSSPTIKDKPVQIRPWNLSDSDFVMDGSQPLDPRKTIFVGGVPRPLRAVELAMIMDRLYGGVCYAGIDTDPELKYPKGAGRVAFSNQQSYIAAISARFVQLQHGEIDKRVEVKPYVLDDQLCDECQGARCGGKFAPFFCANVTCLQYYCEYCWAAIHSRAGREFHKPLVKEGGDRPRHISFRWN; this is translated from the exons ATGGGGGATTACGGGTTTGGAGTGTTAGTGCAAAACAACACTGGAAATAAGTCAGCTTTTCCAGTCAGATTTCATCCACATCTGCAGCCTCCACACCATCATCAAAATGcaacccccagccctgctgcttttataaataataacacAGCTGCCAATGGCAGTAGTGCTGGGTCAGCTTGGCtctttcctgctccagctgcccatAATATTCAGGATGAGATTCTGGGGTCAGAAAAATCTAAAACTCAgcaacaggaaaagcaggagtcCCTAGAAAAACAGCAGCTTTCCCCTGGCCAAAGTCAGGAAGCAGGCATGCTCTCTGAACCCGAGAAAACTAAAACTGAAGAGAACCAGGGCGATAATTCTTCAGAGAATGGCaatggaaaggagaaaataagaCTAGAATCGCCGGTTTTAACAGGATTTGATTACCAAGAGGCTTCAGGGCTCGGTACTTCGACGCAGCCCTTGACATCCACCGCATCTTCTCTGACTGGTTTTAGTAACTGGTCTGCAGCTATTGCTCCTTCTTCTTCTACAATAATCAATGAAGATGCAAGTTTTTTCCACCAGGGAGGGGTCCCTACTGCCTCAGCTAATAATGGTGCTCTGCTGTTTCAGAATTTCCCACATCACGTCAGCCCTGGCTTTGGTGGTAGCTTTTCCCCCCAGATCGGACCCCTCTCTCAGCACCACCCTCATCACCCCCATTTCCAGCATCATCACAATCAGCATCAGCAACAGAGGAGGTCTCCTGCAAGTCCTCACCCACCTCCATTCACacacagaaatgctgcttttaatcAGTTGCCTCATTTGGCCAACAATCTTAACAAGCCACCTTCTCCGTGGAGCAGCTACCAAAGCCCCTCGCCCACCCCGTCCTCCTGgagccccggcggcggcggatACGGCGGCTGGGGAGGGTCCCAGGGCCGAGACCACCGCCGGGGACTGAACGGAGGGATCACCCCCTTGAACTCCATCTCGCCCTTAAAGAAGAATTTTGCAAGTAATCATATCCAGCTGCAGAAGTATGCACGACCCAGCTCGGCCTTCGCTCCCAAATCCTGGATGGATGACAGCTTGAACAGAGCTGacaacatttttccttttcag GATCGCACGAGGACTTTTGACATGCACTCACTGGAGAACTCCCTAATTGACATAATGAGGGCTGAAAATGATTCACTGAAAG CAAGGACATATGGGAGAAGGCGAG GTCAGTCCTCGCTGTTCCCGATGGAGGATGGGTTCCTGGATGATGGGCGTGGGGATCAGAGCCTGCACAGCGGGTTGGGGTCTCCCCACTGCTTCTCCCACCAGAACGGGGAGCGCGTGGAACGCTACTCCCGCAAGGTCTTTGTCGGGGGGCTGCCTCCGGACATCGATGAAG aTGAGATCACTGCAAGTTTTCGGCGCTTTGGACCTTTGATTGTAGACTGGCCACACAAGGCAGAGAGCAAATCTTATTTTCCTCCTAAAG GATATGCATTTTTGCTGTTCCAAGATGAAAGCTCTGTGCAGGCACTGATTGATGCATGCATTGAAGAAGATGGAAAGCTCTATCTCTGTGTTTCCAGCCCCACTATCAAAGACAAGCCG GTTCAGATCCGGCCTTGGAACCTTAGTGATAGTGATTTTGTTATGGATGGTTCCCAGCCTCTTGACCCAAGAAAAACCATTTTTGTTGGTGGTGTTCCTCGGCCTTTACGAGCAG TGGAGCTGGCGATGATCATGGACCGGCTCTACGGAGGGGTTTGCTACGCCGGCATCGACACCGACCCCGAGCTCAAGTACCCCAAAGGAGCTGGGCGGGTGGCGTTCTCCAACCAGCAGAGCTACATCGCTGCTATCAGCGCCCGCTTCGTCCAGCTGCAGCACGGAGAGATTGATAAACGG GTGGAAGTTAAGCCATATGTCTTGGACGATCAGCTGTGTGACGAGTGTCAGGGCGCCCGCTGCGGCGGGAAGTTCGCCCCGTTCTTCTGTGCTAACGTGACGTGTCTGCAGTATTACTGTGAATATTGCTGGGCTGCTATCCATTCCCGTGCCGGCAGGGAATTCCACAAGCCCCTGGTGAAGGAGGGAGGGGACCGCCCGAGACATATTTCATTCCGCTGGAACTAA